In Besnoitia besnoiti strain Bb-Ger1 chromosome IX, whole genome shotgun sequence, a single genomic region encodes these proteins:
- a CDS encoding hypothetical protein (encoded by transcript BESB_012780) — protein sequence MGQDACRAANRAKDSKPGFVGISVLPRILPLFQMPGDTVHRDGVLALARLIKRRLRKQHEARRRVLSLLESSQGQQLLRFLLRLSNDAETPSPATAPNAFLVPLQGDLKILEKALMRRHLARINAEVEKGLLPAVLPSGVAIEQIEERLPDGSIRSCLRARLVRTAGRSDDRERESNGNPLLLAQSHQRACAQAEVPHISAAGATDRSEATANADEPMQLSLKAFLSHLPGANSRSGLADRPSCTPQPAASSCPHVIPSDTCDACEKRGASSSSGLASTSLSCASALSSWAAPGSCEGLRALPHDDEASASAVRTPRLLSPPLQPRVALRSDASTRTPSSLTTASSFATRDSTSHAAEDGLLRALQSGAFPRNEALRKRAAQLMRAEDEKRKAHLRWQRRVTEVKLKQEAVRAFRQQRKANAAAAAEEAFVEAMRQREEREARRRRRQAQLRKRLLASPFPRSGAAMSTLRCASGSSRRSTPAAAKKGRSASLISGLGSQSAETKDGAWIPRRTDGVSAAAQDAAAQKSNCHSLSEAEGGDPVCLSAPLAEVSALRSPRQSPSASASSASLWYRDGTPASPTGAALPPPLALVISSSLPESSGSGSVSSHLSPAASSLGPLTSSKQASAPPSCPMSAARLSQHPPARDCAASSEGKRPDNAARAPGAVGAETRTNEMLAVLGNQDEEVEQPAKAESESGETGGHMGQQQPGDERPRDHGTQDRILESGEVPRHATRLAGLQQATGEHQERQGLFFHRPLPPFWRTNVPDPPEGLVERLRLGRCREIKEKREKAKARQKALLRSSRIRAKFAEHSAGLRLIFSHFRDPQADAILERNWFRFSACFSLLPQQEMVKIFRHVAGNKMSVSSLQDALVHVAAIANELPLSEASDAEVASAVESVLRHLRMHEPRILRERLHAFFATAAPYPQFIPFAMGGSKGQAC from the exons ATGGGACAAGACGCTTGCAGA GCGGCGAATCGAGCGAAGGACAGCAAACCTGGCTTCGTTGGGATTTCCGTCCTTCCGCGCATTCTCCCTTTGTTTCAGATGCCGGGAGACACCGTGCACCGGGATGGCGTGCTGGCGTTGGCGCGGCTCATCAAGCGAAGGCTAAGGAAGCAACACGAGGCTAGGCGACG AGTTCTCTCGCTCTTGGAGTCAAGCCAGGggcagcagctcctgcggTTCCTGCTTCGTCTTTCCAACGACGCGGAAACGC CGTCTCCCGCCACCGCACCGAATGCGTTCCTGGTGCCGCTACAGGGAGACCTAAAGATCCTCGAAAAGGCGCTCATGCGGCGGCACCTGGCGAGGATCAACGCCGAGGTCGAGAAGGGCCTCTTGCCTGCAGTGCTTCCTTCTG gcgtcgccaTCGAACAGATCGAAGAGAGGCTCCCTGACGGCTCCATCCGGTCTTGCCT gcgagctcGGCTAGTGCGGACAGCAGGGAGGAGCGACGACAGGGAGCGAGAGTCGAATGGGAATCCGCTGCTGTTGGCTCAATCGCATCAGAGGGCCTGCGCGCAAGCAGAGGTTCCTCACAtctctgcagctggcgctACAGACCGCAGTGAAGCCACAGCCAATGCAGACGAGCCGATGCAGCTCTCCTTGAAAGCCTTCTTGTCTCATCTGCCCGGCGCCAACTCCCGGAGCGGCTTGGCAGATCGCCCCTCCTGCACTCCTCAACCTGCTGCTAGCTCTTGCCCGCATGTCATTCCATCGGATACTTGTGACGCCTGTGAGAAACGGGGGGCTTCCAGCTCCTCCGGGCTTGCGTCAACGTCGTTATCTTGCGCGTCCGCCCTTTCTTCCTGGGCGGCCCCTGGCTCGTGCGagggtctccgcgcgcttccgcatgacgacgaggcctccgcgagcgccgtaCGCACGCCCCGGttgctctctccgccgctacagcctcgcgtcgccctgcgaagcgacgcctccacgcgGACGCCCTCTTCCCTCACGACGGCGAGCAGTTTCGCCACGAGGGACAGCACGTCTCatgccgcggaggacgggcTTCTCAGGGCGCTTCAGTCTGGCGCATTCCCCAGAAATGAGGCTCTGAgaaagcgcgcggcgcaacTGATG cgcgcggaggacgagaagcGAAAGGCGCACCTCCGCTGGCAACGGCGGGTGACGGAAGTGAAGTTGAAGCAAGAAGCTGTCCGCGCGTTCAGACAGCAACGCAAGGCAAATGCAGCTGCA gcggccgaggaggccTTCGTCGAGGCGATGCGtcagcgcgaagagcgcgaggcgcgccgccgccggcgccaagCTCAACTGCGAAAACGCCTGCTTGCGAGTCCCTTCCCTCGGAGTGGCGCCGCCATGTCGACTCTTCGGTGCGCCTCCGGCTCCTCCCGACGGTCcacgcccgcggccgcaaaGAAGGGTCGCAGTGCAAGTCTGATTTCCGGCCTTGGCTCGCAGTCTGCAGAGACCAAAGACGGAGCCTGGATACCAAGACGCACAGACGGGgtgtctgcagctgcccaAGATGCCGCCGCCCAGAAGTCAAACTGTCACAGCCTGAGCGAAGCTGAAGGCGGAGACcccgtctgtctctccgcgcctcttgcGGAGGTCTCTGCACTTCGATCACCTCGCCagtcgccttctgcttccgcttcttctgcctcgctttGGTATCGAGACGGCACCCCCGCGAGCCCGACCGGCGCTGCTTTACCGCCGCCACTAGCGCTCGTcatttcctcctcgctgcccgaGTCCTCCGGCTCTGGGTCGGTCTCATCTCATCTCTCACCTGCTGCATCCTCTCTGGGGCCCTTGACTTCTTCAAAGCAagcttcggcgccgccctcctgccCAATGTCTGCAGCAAGGCTCAGTCAGCATCCGCCAGCAAGAGATTGCGCAGCATCGTCCGAGGGCAAACGGCCAGACAATGCAGCGCGGGCCCCAGGGGCAGTGggtgcggagacgcggacgaaCGAGATGCTGGCAGTTTTGGGGAACCAAGATGAAGAAGTAGAGCAACCAGCcaaggcggagagcgagtCCGGAGAAACCGGCGGGCACATGggacagcagcagccgggtgacgagaggccgcgcgaccATGGAACACAAGATCGCATATTAGAGAGTGGCGAGGTGCCGAGGCATGCGACACGTCTGGCGGGCCTTCAACAGGCTACGGGTGAACATCAGGAGCGACAAGGTCTGTTTTTTCATCGGCCTCTGCCACCCTTCTGGCGCACGAATGTTCCAGACCCTCCAGAGGGCCTcgtcgagcgcctgcgcctgggGAGATGCCGGGAGATCAAGGAGAAACGCGAGAAAGCCAAGGCACGTCAGAAAGCGCTCCTGCGGTCGAGTAGGATCCGCGCTAAGTTCGCGGAGCACAGTGCAGGCCTCCGTCTGATCTTTAGTCACTTCCGGGATCCCCAAGCAGACGCCATCCTCGAAAGAAACTGgtttcgcttctccgcctgcttCAGTCTCCTGCCGCAGCAGGAAATGGTGAAAATATTTCGCCATG TGGCTGGAAACAAGATGTCTGTCAGCTCTCTCCAAGATGCGCTTGTGCATGTGGCGGCGATCGCGAACGAGCTCCCTCTCTCG GAAGCGTCTGACGCGGAGGTGGCGAGCGCGGTCGAGTCGGTCCTCCGGCACCTCCGGATGCACGAACCAAGAATTCTGCGCGAGCG GCTTcacgccttcttcgccacgGCCGCGCCCTACCCGCAGTTTATTCCTTTTGCGATGGGGGGCAGCAAGGGGCAGGCTTGTTGA
- a CDS encoding hypothetical protein (encoded by transcript BESB_012790) yields MAVSLPLHIFRFYGELGAVHGQMTARIVRGEFAVLSPQTTETFATGFRVAQALNVLFIRHRLAIQLDLRTLSSAQTHAAREANWLHLIAPLRRLGVFMDAADAASVAHGDKEILQKILTELYQQHRRWLSKVNRELSANRKNKRSYAGVPTEGYAARLAAHRKRSLTAPRTCKVFAPRRQHRDRTEGLNDDEREQQLPQARAVLKEAEGETPSHNRGFGESVPGAAWFEEHAREVPVTLRGSRQKSQSSQRHRRQGSSGETVEIGRRGASKRSDGNTTDAQRELETRVDALSPSAEELYPQPVSRIPRPRRRHDSAVSSFLCSPSGASSVAPATSFVTPSTSFAVLEGVDSAPSALEERTGLEGAVAMPLWNLGAREHAGRRPCASSPTRAKACAACVATSSSRLSSPPATTLTSALPAPHDPSSSSWSAAVAVQAPLATNSAGRFGSPAQGLELGPPSQGPPPASDLPQLPQSRGVPWMAPAGRRPLVLSSEPPSQAPPSPHRERHGKCPRAASSPSACWSPPVLPQSHARGHERSETPLLTPPNANAPSQSCASRSDSGSPRPELDVSRDAAQRLRTGPKCLTRGWAGTKGQMGATPASAAPHPPAAQRLPMRWLLEIPLKRGQSSPRTDAEVLRGSTSGSRTRRTPSSSSPSLSVLHARTASHSTQHDPTAAAKRRGALPSFRRSCHLSQSPDSPVPPLHTGIDSWGTSTLRRRSLQSPGRRAPSPSSLSAGRSHRGRQACAATERALGCLRSSHLSAAPRSSGLDSSSAVTLELCSFLASSAASPASSSQGRGDLRFQCPVPSAATAVADGAGGGLSVADREAVSGSLPRSGRGTALPPEWRSGDAFTGRQHSHSGAGGSLVSASPRFAHSRASLAAASPRPQHPLQPSPTHPLPPASSLLVSSAPRHGGPFWSSDRRRPRTCEEAFALAAERAFGVTWREAVRAVKTKAKMFEFLRNVFANDQTRFQVGLRLWVEELTPVATESRPECARKRERESASVQCRGASQTADSRHSQEAERRCEAGDVRTSGQGGRSGGRGKERDEARRHAMHPVGKEADTSRKRGVLADLVDALKREPRKLAIVLDIYREGAFFFGMPSLSLGDDVAPTGASSPTSSSLLLVSPSASFSAASALSGLVCEGPERPLPSEVCAHLVRFLRALWSFLRRLSKAFPDGPALPLVSRASGSSDAACAAAAPFPLIDSLARLLTYVIPALPSESATQVHAAPASAASASAENPPAQNRPYAPALRTLRSSSSTKGVSAIPSCETHASSPRTAAASLPVRRCGTPLTHTEQGEATANSGRSRSRAAARKHAESLMELAELAARCLACFAHAEPRRFVREILPVALQADEEAFSLVVHQLLPLWGEEVRRLLNRDESGSAEGESATPHAAEAEDNEGVLERRIRAETRDACHATAECTDREASAEGDASRSADGEGGRRLTKARSEPRLTKRSCLSEGELRETRQTQLQQWTEAGEHLLQFCCSELSVLSFASPTVRGDPTDPRRASDGEPQNWQHAPVSALLNDPLRLHLSLLCATLETLAPAMLNVANPSLGRGPVPKAMAQASVAVDEARRRQKTRRSLIQALTCLASFLKHPRAVVREAATEQLRRLLHACVTATKRTEEKILPRNADLGAALPGRANDPHITPWSHPPREEERFRRPASASLEPCHAHTPAALLPLLWETGVLSWEALEGPISEEAGGPSECRNGLRKRDTLALTRDKGGECRASERGSRPDVRLRQVPLDVFLQLVKDDQAHMRIDMAAVVARALPALAGLEPQKLHPLSGVILVAFVQHPRATPEATLAVLDLLAEIYFRSALSAACASSPPGEVVASDSSADSRVRHRLPQASSHPPSGASSTSAEAADSPALHEPSPGASESPAKQLRGSEGDKKQTPAVHATTPVSEDTSSSASSCDRLLALLLLVLCLSPALRTDAASTWLAAFLSRDVERQMRDSRGGSSARGRGPLVTGEALSAKQTAPPPVSGFRQKGRKGGEQKRPRCAAQVLLAKIEEEERTQENERERKATKAACDCGTPTERREREEIAVRPWGKGMLRTLSGENSMNIPGARDGDSDQHGRREQKQRCRAEAILATLRKLREVCEDSLAEFQAWQADRRSDGTEERQGEEEEEKQKLGSYCGTGEDSVKGQRAGISEGDDRETFEALSQTKCAVLGDSSEDATGSTGDAKREGAHAHQAEATENANEAEQDSPSVSGSTPDPAPAVPHPQREDASALSISLSIPPMDSRDSDALLAPSPPAAWSLGESQAAARRARADLRGAPASLSAGAEARAPDGAVVRSRPDERTAAKPCPCRQRKETIRVRHSDGRGDENATGATGAGQRLGRRATSTERRSGSDPCLDCDSAAVQRTQNAASDAECARSGGPRCASSGPAGTPSASPLSTSGSLSVPLTTLVCSLDGSPESPSRAQTPGRSADTGAAQERLTEEARRGSRSAGQGNAHPQPGGEGPLFDNGSEPAKRRSDADEEEAQAEAECLLVLAAFRRTIKRLMASLQASRREGRKRRRAS; encoded by the exons ATGGCGGTGTCTTTGCCTCTCCACATTTTTCGGTTCTACGGAGAACTTGGTGCGGTCCACGGGCAGATGACCGCGCGAATAGTCAGAGGCGAGTTCGCTGTGCTCAGTCCTCAAACAACAGAGACCTTTGCGACTGGCTTCCGAGTAGCTCAGGCTCTGAACGTACTTTTTATAAGACATCGCCTTGCTATTCAGCTTGATCTGAGGACGCTATCGTCTGCACAAAcacacgcggcgcgggaggctaACTGGCTCCACTTGATTGCGCCTCTAAGGCGTCTTGGTGTTTTCATGgatgctgcagacgcagcgagtGTTGCCCATGGCGACAAGGAAATTTTACAGAAGATATTAACAGAACTCTACCAACAACACAGACGATGGCTGTCAAAGGTCAACCGAGAACTGTCTGCTAACAGAAAGAACAAACGAAGCTACGCAGGAGTACCTACGGAAGGCTACGCAGCTAG ATTGGCGGCGCATCGGAAACGCTCCCTGACAGCACCCCGGACGTGCAAGGTCTTCGCGCCTCGACGTCAGCATCGTGACCGAACAGAGGGACTTAACGATGACGAACGCGAACAGCAGCTTCCGCAGGCAAGGGCTGTTCTgaaagaagcagagggcGAAACGCCGAGCCACAATCGCGGTTTCGGCGAGTCCGTTCCGGGAGCCGCTTGGTTCGAAGAACACGCAAGAGAAGTACCTGTCACTCTCCGGGGTTCGAGGCAGAAGTCACAATCAAGTCAGAGACACCGCCGTCAAGGTAGCAGCGGCGAGACTGTGGAGAttggccgccgcggcgcgagtaAACGCTCGGATGGAAACACAACGGACGCTCAGCGAGAACTTGAAACGCGAGTTGATGCCTTGTCACCATCGGCCGAAGAGCTGTACCCGCAGCCTGTATCGCGTATTCCAAGACCCCGGCGTCGCCACGACTCTGCCGTTTCCTCGTTTCTCTGTTCCCCATCGGGAGCGTCTTCTGTCGCCCCCGCTACGTCTTTCGTCACTCCATCGACGTCTTTCGCAGTCCTTGAAGGTGTTGActccgcgccttcggccCTTGAGGAGCGAACTGGGCTCGAGGGGGCGGTGGCGATGCCCTTGTGGAATCTGGGCGCGAGGGAGCATGCAGGTCGACGGCCATGCGCGTCGTCCCCTACGAGAGCTAaggcgtgcgccgcctgcgttgcAACCTCCTCGTCACGGTTGTCGTCTCCTCCCGCCACCACACTCACCagcgcgctgcccgcgcctcaTGATCCGTCGTCATCCTCCTGgtctgctgccgtcgcggtTCAGGCACCGCTGGCGACGAACTCTGCCGGCCGTTTTGGCTCGCCAGCACAGGGTCTGGAGCTGGGGCCTCCTTCCCAGGGGCCGCCCCCGGCGTCGGACctcccgcagctgcctcagaGCCGAGGCGTGCCTTGGATGGCCCCGGCCGGTAGACGCCCGCTTGTCCTTTCGTCTGAGCCGCCCTCTCAGgcccctccctcgcctcatagagagagacacggcaagtgccctcgcgccgccagtTCACCATCCGCGTGCTGGTCGCCTCCAGTGCTGCCACAATCGCATGCAAGAGGGCACGAGAGGAGCGAAACTCCTCTTCTAACTCCGCCCAACGCGAACGCGCCGTCCCAGTCTTGTGCGTCCCGCTCAGATTCAGGCTCGCCGCGACCAGAGCTGGACGTCtccagagacgccgcgcagaggctgcgcacAGGGCCGAAGTGTCTGACCCGCGGCTGGGCTGGAACCAAGGGACAAATGGGTGCTacgccggcgtccgcggcacCTCACCCGCCTGCGGCACAACGCCTGCCTATGAGGTGGCTGTTGGAAATCCCTCTCAAGAGGGGGCAGTCTTCCCCACGGACTGATGCTGAAGTCCTGCGAGGAAGCACGTCCGGATCACGCACCAGACGaacgccttcttcttcatcgccttcgctgtctgtTCTGCACGCGAGGACAGCCAGTCACTCGACGCAGCACGACCCGACGGCTGCTGCGAAACGCAGGGGCGCTCTTCCGTCTTTTCGCCGTTCCTGCCACTTGTCCCAGTCTCCAGATTCTCCGGTTCCCCCCCTCCACACTGGCATCGATTCGTGGGGGACGTCCACGCtgaggcgtcgctcgcttcAAAGCCCAGGAAGGCGTGCACCCTCCCCCAGTTCGTTGTCTGCCGGTCGCTCTCACCGGGGGAGAcaggcgtgcgccgcgacTGAGCGCGCGTTGGGATGTTTGCGGTCTTCCCACTTGAGTGCTGCACCTCGGTCTTCAGGCCTTGacagctcctccgccgttACACTGGAACTGTGTTCCTTTCTggcgtcctctgctgcctcgcccgcttcctcgtcgcagGGTCGCGGAGACTTGCGTTTCCAGTGCCCCGTGCCGTCCGCCGCAACGGCCGTCGCGGATggtgccggcggcggcctgtcTGTGGCAGATCGGGAGGCCGTTTCTGGCAGTCTCCCACGCTCTGGCCGTGGGACGGCTCTGCCGCCTGAGTGGAGGAGCGGTGATGCTTTCACTGGCAGACAACACTCCCAttcaggcgccggcggatcCCTtgtttctgcttcgcctcggtTCGCGCACTCCCGCGCCTCTTTAGCAGCCGCTTCGCCACGGCCACAGCATCCCCTTCAGCCATCGCCCACacaccccctcccccctgcgtcgtcgctcctggtctcctctgcgccacGCCATGGGGGACCTTTTTGGAGTTCGGatcggcgccggccgcggacgTGTGAGGAGGCGTTTGCGCTCGCTGCCGAGAGAGCGTTTGGCGTCACGTGGCGCGAGGCTGTGCGCGCGGTGAAGACCAAGGCGAAGATGTTTGAGTTCCTTCGAAACGTCTTCGCAAACGATCAAACTCGCTTCCAGGTCGGTCTGCGCCTGTGGGTTGAAGAACTGACGCCCGTCGCCACGGAGAGTCGCCCGGAGTGTGCGCgcaagagagagcgagaatCTGCGTCCGTGCAGTGCCGTGGCGCGTCTCAAACGGCAGACAGCCGCCACAGtcaggaagcagagaggcgctgcgaggcgggAGATGTCCGGACGAGCGGTCAGGGGGGACGCTCGGGCGGAAGAGGCAAAGAGAGGGACGAGGCAAGGCGCCACGCGATGCACCCTGTCGGGAAAGAAGCCGATACGTCTCGCAAGAGAGGCGTGCTAGCGGACCTCGTCGACGCCCTCAAACGAGAACCCCGAAAGCTCGCTATCGTCCTCGACATCTACCGCGAAG GCGCCTTCTTTTTCGGGATGCCATCACTTTCTCTTGGGGACGACGTTGCTCCCACCGGCGCGTCGTCCCCCACTTCCTCATCGTTACTATTAGTCTCTCCTTCGGCGTCATTTTCGGCTGCCAGTGCCCTGTCGGGTCTCGTGTGCGAGGGCCCTGAACGTCCATTGCCGTCAGAGGTCTGCGCGCACTTGGTGCGGTTCCTTCGCGCACTATGGAGTTTCCTCCGAAGGCTCTCCAAGGCCTTTCCAGACGGCCCGGCGCTTCCACTTGTCTCGCGTGCCTCCGGCAGCTCTgacgccgcgtgcgcagcggcggctcccTTCCCGCTGATTGATAGTTTGGCGAGGCTTCTCACCTACGTCATCCCGGCGCTCCCGAGCGAGTCTGCAACTCAAGTGCATGCGGCCccagcctcggcggcgtcggcctctGCTGAGAACCCTCCGGCGCAAAACAGGCCCTACGCACCCGCCCTCAGAACCCTTCGGTCCTCCAGCTCAACCAAAGGCGTTTCTGCCATCCCGTCGTGTGAGACgcacgcctcctcgccgcgaaccgccgccgcctcgcttccggtgcggcgctgcgggacGCCCCTCACGCACACAGAGCAgggggaggcgacagcgaactCGGGGCGAAGCCGAAGCCGAGCCGCGGCAAGGAAACACGCGGAATCCCTGATGGAGCTTGCGGAACTTGCTGCACGGTGCCTCGCGTGCTTTGCGCACGCCGAACCGCGTCGCTTTGTGCGAGAAATTCTTCCGGTGGCGCTGCAAGCTGATGAAGAAGCGTTCTCACTCGTCGTCCAtcagcttcttcctctgtggGGAGAAGAAGTGAGACGGCTCCTGAACAGAGACGAAAGCGGCTCAGCTGAGGGCGAGTCAGCAACACCAcacgcggcggaagcagaggacaATGAAGGCGTTCTAGAGCGCCGAATTAGAGCTGAAACGCGCGATGCTTGTCACGCCACTGCAGAGTGCACAGACAGGGAAGCGAGCGCTGAGGGAGACGCCAGCAGGAGCGCCGAcggggagggagggcgacgcctgaCGAAAGCACGAAGCGAACCGAGGCTGACGAAGAGATCGTGCTTAAGCGAAGGCGAACTACGGGAGACGAGGCAAACACAACTGCAGCAGTGGACTGAAGCTGGCGAGCACTTGTTGCAGTTTTGCTGCAGTGAG CTTTCCGTCCTTTCGTTTGCGTCGCCGACTGTGCGCGGGGATCCCACGgatccgcggcgcgccagtgACGGAGAGCCACAAAACTGGCAGCACGCCCCGGTCTCCGCGCTTCTTAACGAcccgcttcgcctccacctgtctctcctctgcgcgacgcTGGAGACTCTGGCGCCTGCGATGCTGAACGTTGCCAACCCGTCTTTGGGTCGCGGACCCGTTCCTAAGGCGATGGCGCAAGCGAGCGTAGCCGTTGACGAGGCCCGTCGAAGGCAGAAGACTCGCCGAAGCCTGATTCAAGCGCTGACCTGCCTTGCCTCCTTCCTCAAGCATCC AAGAGCCGTggtgcgcgaggcggcaaCAGAGCAACTGCGCAGGCTCCTTCACGCTTGCGTCACTGCCACAAAGCGTACTGAAGAAAAGATTCTTCCCCGGAATGCGGATTTAGGTGCTGCGCTGCCGGGGAGAGCGAATGACCCGCATATCACCCCATGGTCTCatccgccgcgcgaagaggagcgatTCCGACGtccggcctccgcctcatTGGAGCCCTGCCACGCCCACACCCcagcggcgcttcttccgcttctgtgGGAGACGGGCGTGCTCTCCTGGGAAGCGCTGGAGGGACCGATAAGCGAAGAAGCCGGAGGCCCCAGCGAGTGTAGGAATGGCCTTCGAAAGCGAGACACTCTGGCGCTCACACGAGACAAGGGCGGCGAATGCCGGGCGTCGGAGCGCGGCTCCCGCCCAGATGTGAGGCTGCGGCAAGTCCCGCTGGATGTCTTTCTCCAACTAGTGAAGGACGACCAAGCGCACATGCGCATAGACA tGGCGGCAGTCgtggcgcgggcgcttcccgccctcgcgggcctcgagCCTCAGAAGCTCCATCCGCTCAGCGGCGTGATCCTCGTTGCATTCGTCCAGCACCCCAG GGCCACGCCTGAGGCCACCTTGGCAGTCCTCGATCTGCTCGCTGAG ATTTATTTCCGGAGTGCGCTCTCggcagcctgcgcctcttcacCGCCAGGGGAAGTCGTCGCTTCTGACTCCTCTGCGGACTCCAGGGTTCGCCATCGGCTCCCTCAGGCTTCCTCTCATCCTCCCTCGGGAGCTTCCTCCACATCCGCGGAAGCTGCGGACTCGCCCGCGCTTCACGAGCCGTCGCCTGGAGCGAGCGAGTCGCCGGCCAAGCAGCTGCgtggcagcgaaggcgataAGAAGCAGACACCGGCGGTGCACGCCACGACGCCGGTGAGTGAAGATACGTCAAGCTCGGCGAGCTCGTGTGACCGCCTGCTGGCTCTCCTGTTGCTGGTGCTGTGCCTCTCGCCCGCCCTGCGGACTgacgccgcctccacgtgGCTGGCTGCCTTTCTCTCCCGCGACGTGGAAAGGCAGATGCGCGActcgagaggaggaagcagcgcgcgTGGACGCGGGCCACTCGTGACAGGCGAAGCGCTCAGCGCAAAGCAGACAGCCCCTCCCCCCGTGTCGGGTTTCCGGCAGAAGGGCAGAaaaggaggcgagcagaAAAGGCCTAGGTGCGCCGCCCAGGTGCTGCTTGCAAAAatcgaagaagaagagaggacacaggaaaacgagagagagcggaaggcgacCAAAGCTGCCTGCGACTGCGGCACGCCAACCGAGCgacgagagagggaagaaatTGCCGTCCGCCCGTGGGGAAAGGGAATGCTGCGAACACTATCGGGAGAGAATAGCATGAACATTCCTGGAGCTCGTGACGGCGACAGCGATCAGCAtggacgcagagagcagaaGCAACGATGCCGGGCGGAAGCCATCCTCGCTACGCTGAGGAAGCTGCGTGAAGTCTGTGAAGATTCACTCGCGGAATTTCAGGCCTGGCAAGCGGACAGAAG GAGCGACGGGACAGAAGAAAGAcaaggagaagaggaagaagaaaaacaaaaactAGGAAGCTACTGCGGCACTGGCGAGGACTCCGTAAAAGGGCAGAGGGCTGGGATTTCGGAGGGCGATGACCGCGAGACGTTTGAAGCCCTAAGCCAGACAAAATGTGCCGTGCTAGGAGACTCCTCGGAGGACGCGACGGGTTCCACGGGAGACGCGAAACGTGAAGGTGCGCATGCACATCAGGCTGAAGCGACAGAAAACGCAAATGAAGCCGAGCAGGACTCGCCAAGCGTCAGCGGATCCACGCCCGACCCCGCACCCGCTGTTCCTCACCCACAGCGTGAAGACGCTTCTGCTCTCTCCATATCTCTTTCCATACCTCCAATGGACTCGCGCGACTCTGACGCGTTGCtagcgccttcgcctcccgctGCGTGGAGCCTGGGCGAGAGCcaagctgcggcgaggcgcgcgcgcgcagaccttcgcggcgcgccggcctctctATCTGCTGGCGCAGAGGCTCGGGCGCCCGACGGCGCAGTCGTGCGTTCACGCCCAGACGAGAGGACAGCCGCGAAGCCCTGCCCCTGCCGTCAACGCAAGGAGACGATCCGCGTGAGACATAGCGACGGTAGAGGGGATGAGAATGCGACAGGCGCCACGGGGGCTGGTCAGCGACTCGGACGACGCGCCACTTCGActgagagacgcagcggctcAGACCCTTGCCTCGACTGTGATTCCGCTGCAGTGCAGCGAACGCAGAATGCAGCGAGTGATGCTGAGTGTGCCCGAAGCGGTGGGCCTCGTTGCGCCTCTTCTGGACCTGCTGGCAcgccttcggcgtctcccCTCTCGACTTCGGGCTCTCTCTCAGTTCCGCTGACGACGTTGGTCTGCTCGCTGGACGGCTCACCTGAGagtccttcgcgcgcgcagactccCGGCAGGTCCGCAGACACTGGCGCAGCTCAGGAACGACTAaccgaagaggcgcggcggggcaGCAGGAGCGCAGGGCAAGGCAATGCGCACCCGCAGccgggaggcgaaggaccACTTTTTGACAACGGCTCTGAGCCTGCTAAACGACGAAGCGACGctgatgaagaagaagcgcaagCCGAGGCGGAGTGCCTCCTAGTGCTCGCGGCTTTTCGCAGAACAATCAAGCGCCTCATGGCTTCGCTCCAGGCAAGTCGGAGGGAGGGACGgaaacggcggcgcgcgtcctaG